Below is a window of Bradyrhizobium sp. SZCCHNS1050 DNA.
CACGTTCATGTGGATCGCCGAGGCACCGGACATGCCGGCGCCGGATTCGGCGATGGTGCGCATCATGATCGCAGCATCGAGAATGCCGAGCCCGGAGCCGCCATACGCCTCCGGGATGCAGATGCCGAGCCAGCCAGCCTCGGCCAAGGCCCTGTGGAAGTCGGCGGGAAAACCGCCCTCCTTGTCCTTCTTCAGCCAGTAGGCATCGTCGAAGCGAGCACAGATTTTGGCCACCGCATCGCGGATCGATTCCTGGTTGGCGGAGAGCGCGAAATCCATCGTCTCACTCCCTGGCAGGCGCCGGCGTCGTCACGCCGTCGCGGATCATCGCGGCGATCTCCTCGTCCGAGAAACCAAGCTCGTGCAGGATAACCGCGCCATGCTCGTTCGGCCGTGCCGCCAGACGCAGCGGCTCGGCCTTGGTCTCGGACCAGGTCGCGGACACGCGGGTGCTGCGGATCGGACCTTCGGTCGGATGTTCGACCACGGGAAAGAAATCGGTCGCCACGAGGTGCGGATCGTTCAGCAGGCTTTCGAGGTCGTGCATCGGCATGACCGGCACATCGGCGGCATCCAGCAGATCGGTCCATTCGGCCGTGGTGCGCGTCTGAAAGATGCGCGCGAGCTCGGCATAGACGAAATCGATGTTGGCGGCACGCCGGGCAAAGCTGTTGAACCTGTCATCCGCGCGCAGGTCGGTGCGGCCGGACGCGGTGAAGAACGCGTCCCATTGCTTGTCGTTGTAGACGATCACGCAGATATGGCCGTCGGCGGTCTTGTAGGGCCTGCGGTCGGGCGACAAATGCCGCGCATAGCCGCCCTTGTCGAGCGGGGGCTGGTAGGTCAGCCCGCCCATGTGGTCACCCATGATGAAGGCCGACATGGTCTCGAACATCGGCACGTCCAGGCGCTGGCCGCGCCCGGTGCGGTCACGGTGTACGAGGCTGGCGCAGATGGCACCGACCGCCGTCAGGCCGACGATGCGGTCGACCAGCGCATTGGGCACGTAGCGCGGCGTGCCGTCGCCGGCGACCGCCATCAGATGCGACAGCGCCGCCCCGCCCTGGATCAGGTCGTCATAGGCGGGCTTGGCCGCATAGGGACCGTCCTGGCCGAAGCCGAACACACCGGCATAGACCAGCCGCGGATTGAGCGCGGAGACCACGTCATAGCCGAGGTTCAGCCGCGCCATCGCCTGCGGCCGGATGTTGTAGAGCAGGACGTCGGCGTCCTTGATGAGCCGCAGCGCGGCCTCGCGTCCCCTGGGCTTCTTGAGGTCGAGGCAGATCACGCGCTTGCTGCGGTTGGTATTGAGATAGACCGGCCCCATGCCCGGATGATGCCACGGGCCGATCTTGCGGGTGACGTCTCCTTCCGGCGATTCCACCTTGATGACATCGGCGCCGTAGTCGCCGAGCGTCTGGGCGGCATACGGCCCCATCAGCACGGTGGTCATGTCGATGACCTTGATGCCCGCAAGCGGTCCCATCGTGGCGTCGGCTCCCTCGATCCTTGTTGTCGCCAGAGCTAACGGCACCTGATGTTCCCTAGCAAGCCGCCGCGCGGGTATGGGGCCATGCGTCAGATCCCCCGCCGCAACATTCCGTGTCGCGGATCACGGACGACGACCGCCGCGCTGCACCAGATGTTCCCCGCCGCGAGCTGCATTCTAGGATTCCATTTCAGCGTTCAGGTGTGTCAGCATGCCGGTCCAACATCCAAAACAAACACGAGGGAGAACACTCATGACGCTCTATCAGGGCAAATGCTTCTGCGGCGCGGTCGAGATCGAGGCCGATGGCGAGCCGGAGGCGATGGGCTATTGCCACTGTTCGTCGTGCCGCTCCTGGTCGGCCGGTCCGGTCAACGCCTTCACCCTGTGGAAGCCTGCGAACGTGCGGGTGACCAAGGGGGCTGACGCGATCGGCAGCTATCACAAGACCGACATGAGCCACCGCAAATACTGCACCAAGTGTGGCGGGCATCTGATGACCGACCACCCGCCGCTCGGCATGATCGACGTCTATGCCGCGACGATTCCGACGCTGAAGTTCACGCCCGGTGTGCACGTCAACTACGCGGAGACGGTGCTGCCCATCAGGGATGGCCTGCCGAAGCTGAAGGATTTCCCGGCGGAGTTCGGCGGCTCCGGCGAGATGATGCCGGAGTGAGACAAGGTCTGCTTTTCGCAAGCACCCAAGCATCGATGGCCTCGCGACAGGATCTGTCCGAGCTGTGCTGATCGAAGCCGCCCCCTTCGAAACAGAGGGCGCAGGGAAGGCCGGGTGCCGACTGGCACCCGTGGCCCCCGTGCGAAAGAAAGCACGGGGAGAGAACCACAGGTTCAGCCGGACCGACCCGGCCTTCCCTGCGCGATGGTTTTCACGCTTATTTCGCGCTCTCCTCGGTGCGCCGGCTTTTGGCCACCGTCGTCCTTGGGGATCATCATGCCCCGCGAACTTGGCATCAGCGTCGGGATGCCGGGACCACGCGACTTCACGTCCGCGCCATGCCGTTCGTCCGCGCAGACAAGCTACGCTGCGACACGTCGCGGCCACCGCCTCCCTGCCTCAACGTTCGTGACGATCGCGAAGCGCCCCTCGTGGCGAAGCAGGATGGGGAGAGTGAAGCATATTTTCTGGAAAAGCGAAACATGAATATTTTTGACCAGGGGACTGGACAGGCCAAATCAGCTTGAAGGCGCTGGCGAAATTCGCCGCTTGGCCGATCCCGGCAGAGTTCCGCAAAAGCGCATGGGGATGATGCGCTCCGGCCCGCGGAAATGGATGGTGAAGGGAGCACGGAGTTCCGTATGATCTGCGGCGAGCCATCACGGGGTGCCCTGATCAATGCCCGCCGATCTCGTCCAGACCTTCCGCGCGTTCGCCTACAACAATGCCTGGGCCAATCACCGGCTGCTGACCGCCTGCGGCCAGCTCAGCGCCGAGGATTTCGCTGCCGAGCGCAGCGGCTTTTTCCCCAGCCTGCAGCGGACGCTGAACCACATCTACATCATCGACCTGTTCTACATCGACGCGCTGGAAGGCGGCTGGCTCGGCCCGATGGCGTGGCAGAACGAGGTGCCGTTCCCGCGCCTCGCAGATCTTGCGAAGGCGCAGGGCGCGATGGACCGCCGGCTGATTGCTTTCTGCGAGGCGCTCACGCCGGCGCGGCTCGACGACACCGTCCGCATCAACCGCGAGAGCCGGGTGCAGAACGAGCGCTGCGACCGGCTGCTGCTGCACCTGTTCCAACACGACATCCATCACCGCGGCCAGGCGCATGCCATGCTGTCGAGCACCAGCGTCAAGCCGCCGCAGCTCGACGAGTTTTTCCCTGCGGATGATTCAAGCTTGCGGGCGAAGGATTTCGCCGAGCTGGGGTTCAGCGAGGAAAAGGTGTGGCGGAGCTGATACACGCGTGGCTTCCCTCCCTCCGTCATTCCGGGGCGCGCGCAGCGCGAGCCCGGAATCCATAGCCACAACCGGCCGTCGGGCGCGAGATGCTCGTGGCGCCTGCCTTCGACACACCTCGTCCTGTGGTTATGGATTCCGGGCTCATTCGCGCTGCTTCAAAATGGCTTCGCCATTTTGCGCGCGAATGCCCCGGAATGACTGGGAGGAAGGATCAGCACGAGGCATTGGCCCACACCTCGCGCGGAAGCCGGTACATCACCTGCCGGCGCAACGGGCTGTCCGCCTCGACTCGCGGATGATCGAAATCCGACGCCTCGTTCCTGATCATGCCGAGCTTGCGCATGACGTTCTGTGACGCCTGATTGGCCGGCGCGGCATAGGCGATGATCTCGTGGAGGCCGAGCTCATCGAAGCCGAACGTGAGCGACGCCCGCGCCGCCTCGGTCGCAATCCCCCGCCCCCAGGCCGCGCGCGCCAGCCGCCAGCCGATCTCGACCGCCGGCGTGAACGGCGCATCGAAGGCGACGCGGAACAGGCCGGTGGCGCCGAGGAAAGTGCCGGTGGCGCGGTCTTCGACCACCCAGAAGCCGAAGCCGTGCGCGGCCTGATGGGCGATCTGGAAATCGATCCACCGGTCCGAGTCCTGCCGCGTTGGCAGCGCGCGGAGGAATTGCATCACGGCCGGATCGGCGGACATCGCCGCGAACGGCGCGCGATCGTCATCGCGCCACTCGCGCAAGGTCAGGCGTTCGGTGGAGATGATCATGATGGGCAATCGGACCAGTCAATGACAAAGAGCTTCCGCATGGCGGAAGCTCTCCTGTATCACCGTCGTTGCGAGGAACGCAGCGACGAAGCAATCCAGAGCGGCACGCGCGGCCCCGGATTGCTTCCGCCGTCGCCTTTCGGGCTATGGCGGACAAGTCGCTTCGCTCGCAATGACGGAGGATGGACCTCGCCTACTTCGCTGGCTCCAGGATCGACACGTAGTTGGCCACGGCCGCGCCGCCCATGTTGAAGATGCCGCCGAGCTTGGCGTTGAGGAGCTGCATGCCCTCGGGCGCAGAGCCGGTGAGCTGCATGGCGGTCATGACGTGCATGGAGACGCCGGTGGCGCCGATCGGGTGGCCCTTGGCCTTGAGGCCGCCGGACGGATTGACCGGCAGCTTGCCGTCCTTGAGCGTCCAGCCCTCCTTGATGGCGCGGGCACCCTGCCCCCGCGGCGTCAGGCCCATCGCCTCGTACTCGATCAGTTCGGCGACCGTGAAGCAGTCATGGGT
It encodes the following:
- a CDS encoding DinB family protein, encoding MPADLVQTFRAFAYNNAWANHRLLTACGQLSAEDFAAERSGFFPSLQRTLNHIYIIDLFYIDALEGGWLGPMAWQNEVPFPRLADLAKAQGAMDRRLIAFCEALTPARLDDTVRINRESRVQNERCDRLLLHLFQHDIHHRGQAHAMLSSTSVKPPQLDEFFPADDSSLRAKDFAELGFSEEKVWRS
- a CDS encoding CoA transferase, translating into MGPLAGIKVIDMTTVLMGPYAAQTLGDYGADVIKVESPEGDVTRKIGPWHHPGMGPVYLNTNRSKRVICLDLKKPRGREAALRLIKDADVLLYNIRPQAMARLNLGYDVVSALNPRLVYAGVFGFGQDGPYAAKPAYDDLIQGGAALSHLMAVAGDGTPRYVPNALVDRIVGLTAVGAICASLVHRDRTGRGQRLDVPMFETMSAFIMGDHMGGLTYQPPLDKGGYARHLSPDRRPYKTADGHICVIVYNDKQWDAFFTASGRTDLRADDRFNSFARRAANIDFVYAELARIFQTRTTAEWTDLLDAADVPVMPMHDLESLLNDPHLVATDFFPVVEHPTEGPIRSTRVSATWSETKAEPLRLAARPNEHGAVILHELGFSDEEIAAMIRDGVTTPAPARE
- a CDS encoding GFA family protein, which codes for MTLYQGKCFCGAVEIEADGEPEAMGYCHCSSCRSWSAGPVNAFTLWKPANVRVTKGADAIGSYHKTDMSHRKYCTKCGGHLMTDHPPLGMIDVYAATIPTLKFTPGVHVNYAETVLPIRDGLPKLKDFPAEFGGSGEMMPE
- a CDS encoding GNAT family N-acetyltransferase, whose protein sequence is MIISTERLTLREWRDDDRAPFAAMSADPAVMQFLRALPTRQDSDRWIDFQIAHQAAHGFGFWVVEDRATGTFLGATGLFRVAFDAPFTPAVEIGWRLARAAWGRGIATEAARASLTFGFDELGLHEIIAYAAPANQASQNVMRKLGMIRNEASDFDHPRVEADSPLRRQVMYRLPREVWANASC